The window TTGGCGCTGAATTCCCGAGCGCCGCGCAGGACCCGATCTCGCAGAATTCTCTCCGCAATGTTCAATTGACAATTTCTCGTACAGATACCTCCAGATTCGCTAGTGTCCCGAGCCGAACCGCCTGCTCCGGGCGGCCGTTCGGGGCACGGCCGACCGGCCCCCAGGGCAGGTGCCCGGCCAGCCGGGCCATCTCTCGAGCCGGCACCTCTCGACCGTCCTCGCCGAACGGTCAGGGGCGGCCGAAGCTGGCGGCGATGCCGTGCTCGGCCGACTCGTAGCTGGCGCCGGCGCGGGCGGTGAGGCGGGCGATGCCGGTCAGGGCCTGCTGCAGGGAGGTGCCGCTGCGCTGCCATTCGGCCCAGAGCTCGAGGAACCGGGCCTGGGCGACGCCGGCCCAGTCGGACCCGAGCGGGGCCACGTTGGCGGCGAGCTGCCGCAGGGTGCCCTCGATGCTGGACGCGCCGGCGTCGAGCTGGGCCGAGATCTGCTGGAGTTGTTCGGGGGTCACCCGGATGCCGGTGGTGGCCATGTCGCTCCTTCCGTGCGGTGCCTGCTGGATCGGAGCAGTTCTACGTTCGGGGGGAAACGGGCGCAAACGGATGTCCACAGCCCCTCTGGGGGTTACTCAGTCGTAGATGGCCTCGACCCACCAGCGGCCGCCGGCCAGCCGGAGCAGGTAGGCGGCGCCCTGGTCGGTGGTGGCCTGGAGGCGGACCAGGCGGCGGTGGGCGGCCGGGTCCCACCAGCGCTCGTCGACCAGCCAGGGGCCGGCCCAGGCGGTGATGGCCGCCCAGGGCCGTCCCTGGACCCGGACCCGGCTCGGCGGGGAGCCGAGCAGGCCGCGGCCGTCGACCGAGACGACCCCGCCCGCCTCGTCGACGACCTCCGCCGGGAGCGGCTCGGCGTAGACGACCGCCGGGGCCGGGGCGGGGACCTGCCCCGGCCAGGGCACGGAGGAGGCCCCGCGGTCAGAGGACGAAGGGTCCGAGACCGGCAAGCCCAGGGCCGGAGGGACCGAGGCCAGAGAGGCCCAGGCTGAAGGAGTCAAGGTCGGGGAACCCGGGGTCGCGGGATCTGCGTGGGTGAGGGCGACCCGGTCGGCCGGGTCGCGGCCGCCGCGGAGGTGGGGGGTGTGGACGGCTTCCGGGCCGAGCAGGCCCTGGATGCGGGCCAGGGCCCGGGCCGCCCGCTGGCCGGCCTCGGTCTCCCCGCCCCAGAACCCGAGCTGGCGCCCCCGGTCGGGGACGACCTCGTCGGGCACCAGCACCAGGCGGGTGAGCGCCCCTGGGAGCTGGCCGGTCCGGCCGGTGAGCCAGCCGTCGAGCTGCCAGCGGACCCGCTCGGCCATGATGGCCGCCATCCGTCCGGGACCCTGGGCCGGGGCCGGGCCGGTGGGGGCCGGGGAGTGGGAGACCGGGTCGGGGGTGGAAGGGGGGTGGCGGGCCGGGGGGGTGGCCGGGTCGTAGCGCCAGACCCGGGAGAGGGTCTCGCCCTGGTCGGTCTCGGCTTCGATGCGGAGGCGGGTGCAGGCCAGGCCGAACCGGTCGAGGCGGGCCACCAGCTCGTCGGCCAGGGTCTTGGCGGTGAAGGCGGCGACGTCGACCCGGTCCGCGGGCGGGTCGAGCTCGGCCGCCACCCGGAGGTCGGGTGGGGGGCGGCGGGCCTCCCGTGGGTGCTCGTCCAGGCCGTTGGCCAGGCGGGAGGCGCGGGCGCCCTCGGGACCGAAGCGGGTCGCCAGGTCGGCCCTTGGCAGGCCGGCCAGATCGCCGAGGGTGCGCAGGCCGAGGCGGACCAGCAGGTCGGCGAGGTCGGGGCGGTCCAGGGTGGTCACCGGGAGGGGCGCGAGGAAGGCGCGGCTGCCGCCCGGCGGGACGATGACCTGGTGGCGGGCGGCCAGGCCGGCGGCGAAGGTCCCGTCGGCGATCCCGACCTGGCAGCCGCCCCGACCGAGACCCCTATGGTCGAGGTCGAGGCCGCCCTCCGGGCGCCGGTGACCCTCCGGTGGCCATTGGCCCCGGCCGGCGAGGGCGGCGTGGACGGCGGCCGTCACCGCGACGGCCAGGGCCGGCTCGCCGCCGTGGTAGCGGGCGGCGCCGCGGGCCGGGAAGGCGCACTCGCCCGGCCGGAGGACCTCGACCCAGGGGGTGAGCCGCTCGACCGCCACCAGCACCGGCTCGAAGGCGCGGGCGTCGCGGGCCGGGTCGTGGGCGAGCAGCTCCAGCTCCGGGCAGCGGCCCTGAGCCTCGCGGCGGCGCAGGCCGGGCCGGACGCCCTCGGCCCGGGCGGCCGCCGAGCAGGCGACGACGCGGTTGGCGTGGACGACGGCCGTCAGGCTGTCCGGCGGCGCCCCGGCGGCCACCACCGGCCAGTCCGGGCACCAGACCACCACCATGCGGGACACCGCGGGTCACCCGGCATCGGCGAGGGGCACCCCGGACGACCCACCCGCTTCCGCCGCGGCAACCCC of the Actinomycetota bacterium genome contains:
- a CDS encoding DNA polymerase Y family protein, giving the protein MVVVWCPDWPVVAAGAPPDSLTAVVHANRVVACSAAARAEGVRPGLRRREAQGRCPELELLAHDPARDARAFEPVLVAVERLTPWVEVLRPGECAFPARGAARYHGGEPALAVAVTAAVHAALAGRGQWPPEGHRRPEGGLDLDHRGLGRGGCQVGIADGTFAAGLAARHQVIVPPGGSRAFLAPLPVTTLDRPDLADLLVRLGLRTLGDLAGLPRADLATRFGPEGARASRLANGLDEHPREARRPPPDLRVAAELDPPADRVDVAAFTAKTLADELVARLDRFGLACTRLRIEAETDQGETLSRVWRYDPATPPARHPPSTPDPVSHSPAPTGPAPAQGPGRMAAIMAERVRWQLDGWLTGRTGQLPGALTRLVLVPDEVVPDRGRQLGFWGGETEAGQRAARALARIQGLLGPEAVHTPHLRGGRDPADRVALTHADPATPGSPTLTPSAWASLASVPPALGLPVSDPSSSDRGASSVPWPGQVPAPAPAVVYAEPLPAEVVDEAGGVVSVDGRGLLGSPPSRVRVQGRPWAAITAWAGPWLVDERWWDPAAHRRLVRLQATTDQGAAYLLRLAGGRWWVEAIYD
- a CDS encoding WXG100 family type VII secretion target, which produces MATTGIRVTPEQLQQISAQLDAGASSIEGTLRQLAANVAPLGSDWAGVAQARFLELWAEWQRSGTSLQQALTGIARLTARAGASYESAEHGIAASFGRP